The proteins below come from a single Edaphobacter acidisoli genomic window:
- a CDS encoding sensor histidine kinase, whose product MWASPYLEAWPAAVRWLWPGAVACLAGSAWIARRKAGVQDARQRQKTRLHEELEAYTRLDTRIPDEGEMRGLAHRVCRMVAEKSAFSRAAMLVRGATGRLQTEDSKGLDEQTAQALDAWCESLMEVERGQTANHGTYEFGMRITPNSFAIVLGKGAEDTGCGRAVFTPMWGSSGRILGALVVCADGLLSVRRSAVVEAMANIEALAAKLARAIENAALAERLLKAEKLAGLGLLAGGVAHALGNPLTSVLGFAELIADTTQEPRVREDAQMIAREARRMRETVDSLSNYWQPIAGGDELVEIPSLLDELSVVCSEKLERRGIRLVVETADAVPIIRGNKERLRQVMEHLLNNAAQAVGKAMELGVASPLDDDSEAHLIRVTVNCDERTLHLIISDTGPGFREPARVFDPFYTGADVEAGEGAKIGLSLCHGIVREHGGEISAFNLHPHGAAVMVELPVGSASHPAREVA is encoded by the coding sequence ATGTGGGCATCGCCGTATCTTGAAGCCTGGCCTGCGGCCGTGCGCTGGCTCTGGCCTGGGGCAGTCGCCTGTCTGGCTGGATCGGCATGGATTGCGCGACGCAAGGCCGGCGTTCAGGATGCCCGGCAACGGCAGAAAACACGACTGCATGAAGAGTTAGAAGCCTACACCCGGCTAGATACCCGCATTCCTGACGAAGGAGAGATGCGAGGCTTGGCACACCGAGTATGCCGCATGGTGGCCGAAAAGAGTGCGTTTTCCCGCGCTGCAATGCTTGTTCGCGGCGCTACAGGTCGTCTGCAAACCGAAGATAGCAAAGGTCTGGACGAACAAACCGCACAAGCGCTGGATGCCTGGTGTGAATCGTTGATGGAAGTTGAGCGCGGCCAGACTGCAAATCACGGGACCTACGAATTCGGTATGCGTATTACGCCGAACAGCTTTGCTATCGTGCTGGGCAAAGGTGCCGAAGACACAGGCTGTGGACGCGCAGTCTTCACCCCCATGTGGGGCTCCAGCGGTCGAATTCTAGGTGCGCTGGTTGTCTGCGCCGATGGCCTGTTGAGCGTACGACGAAGCGCTGTGGTCGAAGCAATGGCAAACATCGAAGCACTCGCAGCCAAACTGGCACGGGCCATAGAGAACGCGGCGTTGGCTGAGCGTCTGCTCAAGGCGGAGAAGCTGGCAGGACTCGGCCTGCTTGCAGGAGGCGTCGCCCATGCCCTGGGCAATCCGTTGACCTCGGTGCTGGGTTTCGCCGAGCTGATTGCCGACACCACACAAGAGCCGCGCGTGCGCGAAGATGCCCAGATGATTGCACGAGAAGCCCGACGAATGCGCGAGACCGTAGACAGCCTTTCCAACTACTGGCAGCCCATTGCTGGCGGTGACGAGTTAGTCGAGATACCATCTCTACTCGATGAGTTGTCTGTCGTGTGCTCGGAAAAACTTGAGCGACGCGGAATCCGGCTGGTTGTCGAAACAGCAGACGCGGTTCCGATCATTCGCGGCAATAAGGAGCGGCTGCGACAGGTCATGGAGCATCTCTTGAACAATGCAGCCCAGGCAGTGGGCAAGGCTATGGAACTCGGCGTCGCTTCGCCACTAGACGATGACAGCGAGGCACACCTAATTCGAGTGACGGTCAACTGCGATGAGCGCACGTTGCACCTGATCATCAGCGACACCGGACCTGGTTTCCGCGAACCCGCGCGGGTCTTCGATCCGTTCTACACCGGCGCTGACGTGGAGGCGGGCGAAGGCGCGAAGATTGGGCTGAGCCTCTGTCACGGCATTGTTCGCGAGCACGGCGGTGAGATCAGCGCCTTCAACCTGCACCCTCACGGAGCAGCTGTCATGGTAGAGCTGCCCGTTGGCAGCGCCTCGCATCCTGCACGCGAAGTAGCTTAA
- a CDS encoding regulatory protein RecX has translation MAFTSRKSKQPLGEDALFEYAVATLARKMRTVRDLKRLMKTRAQAGEAGERDMDRVVARLKERQYLSDTRFAADYTRLRKENEKYGRRRVQQDLMQKGVHKDLIAKTIESVYEDVDEAALAREYIARKRIKQPSDENRQKETARVMGRLQRAGFSAGAIYKVLREWDIEVDEVAVEESLEDSGPDSSV, from the coding sequence ATGGCGTTCACCTCCCGAAAGAGTAAGCAACCCCTCGGCGAAGACGCCTTGTTCGAGTATGCCGTCGCCACACTGGCGCGCAAGATGCGTACCGTGCGCGACCTCAAGCGCCTGATGAAGACACGCGCCCAAGCGGGCGAGGCTGGCGAACGCGACATGGACCGCGTGGTGGCGCGTCTGAAAGAACGGCAGTACCTCTCCGACACGCGCTTTGCCGCCGATTACACGCGCCTGCGTAAAGAGAACGAGAAGTACGGCCGCCGCCGAGTCCAGCAGGACCTGATGCAAAAAGGCGTCCACAAAGACCTCATCGCAAAGACGATCGAATCGGTCTACGAAGACGTGGACGAGGCCGCGCTTGCCCGCGAATACATCGCGCGCAAACGGATCAAGCAGCCAAGCGACGAGAACCGTCAAAAGGAGACTGCCCGCGTAATGGGCCGGTTACAGCGGGCAGGCTTCTCAGCGGGGGCCATCTACAAAGTCCTGCGCGAATGGGACATTGAGGTTGACGAGGTTGCCGTGGAAGAATCCCTTGAGGACAGCGGGCCCGATAGCTCTGTTTAA